From Saimiri boliviensis isolate mSaiBol1 chromosome 9, mSaiBol1.pri, whole genome shotgun sequence, a single genomic window includes:
- the PAX1 gene encoding LOW QUALITY PROTEIN: paired box protein Pax-1 (The sequence of the model RefSeq protein was modified relative to this genomic sequence to represent the inferred CDS: inserted 2 bases in 1 codon): MKFNLGLGSRAWRVSWERVAAAAAGPGAGGGALGGRIQRVSSPRPGRRGSRLSRALPLCLSSGGGGGARALPDCAGPNPGHPGARQLAGPCAMEQTYGEVNQLGGVFVNGRPLPNAIRLRIVELAQLGIRPCDISRQLRVSHGCVSKILARYNETGSILPGAIGGSKPRVTTPNVVKHIRDYKQGDPGIFAWEIRDRLLADGVCDKYNVPSVSSISRILRNKIGSLAQPGPYEASKQPPSQPTLPYNHIYQYPYPSPVSPTGTKMGSHPGVPGTAGHVSIPRSWPSAHSVSNILGIRTFMEQTGALAGSEGSTYSPKMEDWAGVNRPAFPTTPTVNGLEKPALEADIKYTQSASTLSAVGGFLPACAYPPSNQHGVYSAPGGGYLAPGPPWPPAQGPPLAPPGAGVAVHGGELAAAMTFKHPSREGSLPARAPRPRTPSVAYTDCPSRPRPPRGSSLRTRAWRERQADPGAQVFAAAPASGAARTRGQAAQDQAQXPAGERLASPQAQPCLWPDPPHFLYWPGF, translated from the exons ATGAAGTTCAATCTGGGCCTGGGGTCGCGGGCGTGGAGAGTGTCCTGGGAGCGGGTGGCAGCGGCGGCGGCAGGCCCTGGAGCGGGCGGCGGCGCGCTAGGCGGCCGCATTCAGCGCGTCTCCAGCCCGCGGCCGGGCCGCCGCGGCTCTCGGCTCTCGCGCGCCCTCCCTCTATGCCTCtccagcggcggcggcggcggcgcccgAGCTCTCCCGGACTGCGCCGGGCCCAACCCGGGCCACCCCGGCGCCAGGCAGCTGGCTGGCCCGTGCGCTATGG AGCAGACCTACGGCGAGGTGAACCAGCTGGGCGGTGTGTTCGTCAATGGCCGCCCCCTGCCCAACGCCATCCGCTTGCGCATTGTGGAGCTGGCGCAGCTCGGCATCCGACCCTGTGACATCAGTCGACAGCTCCGTGTATCCCACGGCTGCGTGAGCAAGATCCTGGCGCGCTACAACGAGACGGGCTCCATCCTGCCTGGGGCCATCGGGGGCAGCAAACCCCGCGTCACCACTCCCAACGTGGTCAAGCACATCCGGGACTACAAGCAGGGAGACCCTGGCATCTTTGCTTGGGAGATCCGCGACCGGCTGCTGGCCGACGGCGTCTGTGACAAGTACAATGTGCCCTCGGTGAGCTCCATCAGCCGCATCCTGCGCAACAAGATCGGCAGCCTGGCGCAGCCTGGACCTTACGAGGCAAGTAAGCAGCCGCCGTCGCAGCCTACGCTGCCCTACAACCACATCTACCAGTACCCCTACCCCAGTCCCGTGTCGCCCACGGGCACCAAGATGGGCAGCCACCCTGGGGTCCCAGGCACGGCGGGCCACGTCAGCATCCCGCGCTCATGGCCCTCGGCACACTCGGTCAGCAACATCCTGGGCATCCGGACGTTTATGGAGCAAACAG GGGCTCTGGCTGGGAGCGAAGGCTCCACTTACTCTCCCAAGATGGAAGACTGGGCCGGCGTGAACCGCCCGGCCTTCCCGACCACCCCCACAGTGAATGGACTCGAGAAACCTGCTTTAGAGGCAGATATTAAATACACTCAG TCGGCTTCCACCCTCTCGGCCGTGGGCGGTTTCCTCCCCGCCTGCGCCTACCCGCCCTCCAACCAGCACGGCGTGTACAGCGCCCCGGGCGGCGGCTACCTCGCCCCGGGCCCGCCGTGGCCGCCGGCGCAGGGCCCCCCTCTGGCGCCCCCCGGGGCCGGTGTAGCCGTGCACGGCGGAGAACTCGCGGCAGCTATGACCTTCAAGCATCCCAGCCGTGAAG GAAGCCTCCCAGCCCGGGCACCAAGGCCCCGGACGCCCTCAGTAGCTTACACGGACTGCCCATCCCGGCCTCGACCTCCTAGGGGCAGCTCTCTCCGGACCCGAGCCTGGAGGGAACGGCAGGCGGACCCGGGCGCACAGGTGTTCGCGGCGGCCCCGGCGAGCGGCGCGGCCAGGACCCGAGGACAGGCGGCGCAGGACCAGGCGCA GCCCGCGGGGGAACGCCTCGCcagcccccaggcccagccctgcctctggccGGACCCACCACACTTCCTTTATTGGCCTGGGTTTTAG